aGGGTGACAACCTGTCTGCTACCCCAGTCTCTATATCAAGGCAATACAATAGTATGTATGCAAAGggaaacagattttatttaaaaggctTCTTCTTGAGAGATACAGTTTTATTATTCTGTTACATTagattgggaagggaaggataaAAGGGAACCTTCTCactacaatatttttaaatgttgagATAACAGTGTATGATGAACTAGTTATTGTATTGTGttctaaacattttaaatatgtttaaaaattgTGCTTTCATAATATATCttggaaagaattttttttgtacttATAGTGTGGCATTGGATctgttatttttcacatttaaaaaaggCAATGTTTTTTCAGCATATGGAAGAGAGGGTGTGAAGATGAACTTCATAGATAGGATCTTTGTTGGTGAATTGACTAGCACTGTCATGTGTGAGGAATGTGAAAATGTAGGTATTCTGGAATTTGGTTTGATGTGGAATAGATCACATACTGGTTTGATTATGTTGTCTTGGAAGTATAAAATTGTGTTGCCAATTTTatacttgtttgtttgtttgtaaaaacaagattttattgaaagtttttaatttgaaattatttattcctTCTTAAAAGCATTATCCTCCCAAACCTAAGAAGAGGGGTCCTTTGAATTGAAAAAGGATTCAAGTCCTGGGCTTGATTTTACATTTGACTTAAGGCTGGAGGTTCCAAATTCCATAATCATATGTGTTATACCCCAATGTtaattgatatttttaaaacacctgCCTGTCTTAACACATAAATCCTTCTGCCTGCTCTTCTGGGATATACCTGAAAATTGGGAATTACTTAATTTCAATTAGTATGAGTGGGGAAAtgctaaaattatttctttttccttgaagTATGTTCTATAATTAACATAATAACCCCAATGAACAGCATATTCCTTTCATAATTAATATTACTGACATTTCATCATAAATGCTTTCCATGATCCTTATAATTTTCTTCaagtttgaaagagaaaaatcttattTGCATGACTTTTCTAATTGAATGTTATATTTGTGTTTGGTTTAAAACGTTCTATTTCATATTATAGAGATTAAGTAAATTAATCAATCTGAAAAATTAAGCACAGTCCTGCAGTGCCAGGTAAACTGTGATGTGCAGATTACACTTCAGTGTGCTACTAGTATCAATGAAGAACTTTGACTATATAAAAAATAGAGGTTGTATGTATTTTGCATGtctcatttatttttgctgGATTCTTATATTCTGCCTGCACAGGACTTGGGAATTTGCTAGCTGTAGCTCTTTGAGGAAGAGTTTAGCATTCGTTTTCCTTTGCCTGCACTGGCAAGATATTTTTGATTCATGTTTGTTCATGCAAACTGACACTTTAGAGGAACCCCTGTTTGAACGTCGCCCCTCAGGCAGTCAGCCTCCATAGTTGCAATGCTTTTGATCTCATTAATTGCTTTACTGGAACCTAAACCATCCTGATTCCCTCACACAACAGGTAAAAATAAGCCTGCAGTCCATATCAAATGTCACAGGTGGAAGACTGGGTCACAAATACAAGAGAAGGGACACAGTGACAGTAATTGAGGGCATGACTGTATTCAATGACTTAAATGCACAACatgatttttactgttttatttttaaggttttgtttttcacagtCTTTCCAGAGGTAAGATAAGTCAGTTTTGGAAGGACTGAGGACAGCAAGGGAGAGAGCTTAAAGAACTTAGTGATAAAGGCAGATGGAAAGTGCTGGAAGAGATTGTCTTTAGGTATGTTTTGAAAGATATTTCCAGCTTATACATggcaaaataaaactgcaatACAAAGAAgaaggctgtttttttttttaatttccttttccccagTAATTGGATCTGTTTTAACAAAATCTAACAAAGCTTTTAGCTGTAACCAGTAATACTGACTTAATCTTAGCTGAGACATGAGGTTAGAACCTGTCACCTAACTGTCATTAACCAGTCCCTGCTGCATAACAGTGTACAAGATTGAACGCCTGTGCAGAAGAGTCCAGAATCAGGAAACTCTAAAAGGTAGCTTTCTGCAAAATTATACCACAAAGGCCCACATGACTTGAAAATCTGTCTGAAGCTCAGAGAAACTGAGCACCAAACTGCATCTTTGTCCAGTTCATGCCCAAGTGAATGGCCTTGCCCTTTGTGACTGTATGCTGAAATTTTGTGCAgtgttagaaagaaaattaaagctaatgtaaaaaattttttaaaaagtgggaAGTTCTTCATTGTAGTTTGATATATCTTGAAACTAATTAAATTCTTGTATAGTTTCTGATAATAAATTGTTTAAATAAAGGGAGCTGTGTACTAAACCTATACAATGTTCTTTGtgtttaaatgcattttctctttttcttcaagatTTCAACAGTAAAAGAACCTTTCATTGATCTTTCACTTCCTATAATAGAGGAGAGGGTAAGAAACAGAATATGTAATAAGTAACTATTGCTCCTAGTGGATTGTTTCTACATACCTTTATGAAgatatttatgtatttacaCAGAGTTTTGATTTCAAGCCTAAAAATGTAACCTTGTCCATAAATATGTTTACTGTCATACATCTGTTCATTATAGGATTTTCTTTGTATGAATAGACATAAAATGTCTTAAgtgcatatatttttaaattagtcCAAACTTGGACCAAGTGATCTTAGTAATGTATAGAATATATAGGTCTGAGATTAGCTTAATTTAGTAGAATATACTTCTATGAATAGAATgattataaacatttttttggAGGTTCAGCAAGTTAGATTCTCATCTGTTGGTTTGCACGTAGAGAACTGGAGTCTCTTGGGTTGGAGTTTACCTACAGGATGAGACACTGTGAGAATGGATATTGGAATATATTTATTCTGgtattttcagcatttcagagaaTACTTCCATTAGCTGTGGAGGAACTGTGTTCCTTTGAAGGCATATACTATGGTTTTGCAAGACTTGGGGTTTTCATTTGAGAAAGTGGGGGTGGGTTGGGAGTAGTTCTTCCGCCATCCTGCATATATTCATCTATATTTAAGGGAGAGTATTTAATGTAGCATTTATTCCTGTATAAAATGTATTCCTCTCCAAACACCAGTTTTGCTTGTAACAAATTTGCCATCTTTGTTGGTGCATCGAGTGCAGATGCCTGCGGGAGTTAAAGCTTTAAGAACGTTTCGTGTATCTGGGCTCTTGTGCTTCCTGGTTCCCCTGTGTAACACGGGAACTCTGTGGGCTTTCTCTGGGAGCCGTTTTTGTGGGCGTTTGGCAGTTGCTGCACTTACTTGAGGATGGGCATTACTTTATGGTTTTTGCTTTCCTCAACAGTTCAGACACACTGCTGCCAGTAATGTGATGGGGGGCGTGTGGCAGCTCCTTCACCATGGCATAAGGTGGTTGGCTACACCAGAGACTGACTTACGGGAGCTGTGTCACCTTTGATTACGTCACATCTCACACAGCTACGCGTGTCCTTATAAAGTAATAGATTATTTTGTATTGTATTATGTACAGGAATTTTGTATCATTCCTATTCCTTCTGCCTTTCAGTTGATCCTTCAAAGACTTTGACAGTGAGCTTATGGTAAAAAAATTTTGAAGGCTAGTTAATTGGTTTTATGTAGGTCACTGTTTTctgaagtaaaggaaaaaaaaaccccacctacATTCATCTTTCTGTAGGTTGCAAAGGAATACAAAATTGACATAGTGCCTTTCCTAATTTCCTGTTTAATTTCTTAGGTTGCAAAACCCATGCCTTTGGGAAGAACAGGTAAAGGTAAAAGTGTACAGGAGGCAGATCTTGGTCAGTATAACTGTTCTTCTATCGGTACACTGAATAATCAACCCAAAATTGTCAAGAAACACACTTTAACAAAAGATAAGGTAAGAACTTAAATATACTAACCAGTCATCTTGAGCTTATTCTGAAGTTTCTAGGGCAACTGGGAATTTCTAGGGAATTTTGATACCTATTAATGGGGGGGGTTTTGTATATGTGTTGCTGACAtaaacttgttttaaaatatttaggtCATTATTAGAAGCGTGAGAAATGACAGTCATTTGTaaccatttatttttcagttacaGGGTTTCCtttgtcaggaaaagaaaatctgcaaaCTAGTTTCAATTCATGTTGATTTTGGGACTATTGCAAGGGTCTGTGCCCAGTTGGGAACCATAAAAACTCTTCTGAATCAGGTCCTAACACATTAAATACACgtgaagaaaaaatacaacagaatGACTATATAAAAGCATTATAAGAGAAGAGAATGAGACAGAAGTAGAAAAAGGACATGTGGTACAAACAAAGGACAGGGTGGAAAGAAGTAGTGCAGAAACTGATTGTTGTAGGAGAAAAGGCCTACAGCTCAAACTACTGAGGTGAATGGAAGGATTCCCACTAGCACCACTGGAATTTTGATCCAAttgaaacaagggaaaaaacaaagggGAAGGAAAGTTGCTAATTTCTGTTGGAAAGTAGCcaaacaaaagaaggaaaaaaaagaatcatgaACGCTTTTTATCTAAATCACTTTTTATCTAAAGGAGTAGTTTTCTGTGGCAGcaacccttttctttcttcttgcaatcttgatttaaaaaaatcaacttcaGGTAATATACAAATTAGCAAACATCCTACAAGGGATGCTTTAGTTAATTCTACAGCAAGTGCCTACAAGGTGAGTTGAATTTTCTTCTGGAACCTCTCATCGACTAAGGCCTCTGATGGGAGGCCAGGGGACTGGCTTAAACCTGAGACCCTCTTTTAAATTAGATTAAGTGAATACCACTTCAAGTGTGCCATCCACAGCTGTCACAAAGTGAAAGTTATTAGTTGTGGGAAGTATTGATCTCACAGTAAGTATAATGCTCTTAGCTGACTGGGGTGTAGGTTTCTAATCCTAAATCAGTTTAAAAAGATCTTAGGGAAATTGACTAGCTTAAACGTGTGAGAGATggagaatataaaaaaatataacccCCCAATAATTTGCTTTGAATTTGTCATGTTTCAAAAGGTATGTTAGATTACAAATCTATTTTCTGAATACATTACTTTTATTACTGAAATAATAATGCCATAATTTACAGAACCAATTGAACCATGAGAGACGGCTTGCCAGAAAAGCTTCcttgaaggaagaagaaagaagtcCTGTTAtcatgcaggaaaaaaccaaaaagcttgAGCTGGAAGGTAGCTCTGGCGTCCTGTACTCCAAAGACACAACTGCTGACTCAGCTGTCAACGGCAGTCAGACAGAGGGCAGTGAGAAGGAAGCCAGCCGCTCTGAAAGCAGCTTTGATGCCGACAGTGAAGCCTCAGAAAGCGAAAGTGCTTCTAAGCAAACAACTTTGAGCCCATCCAGCCACACATCTGGTTTGCACGTCAACCATGTAAATGTTAAAATGCCGCACAAAAATGGCAGTAATGAAGAGGTGATTTCCAGTGCCATATCCAAACTTGGCTTCTGTGATCCAAtaaatgaagataaaaaatTGAGCCGTGGAGATCCAGCGTTAGGTTTATCAAATAATTCTGTGTTCTCAGTAGATAAATCTTCATTATCCCAAACCCCTCAAAATGCTTTCCAGACGCTTTCCCAAAGCTACATAACTAGCTCAAAGGAATGTTCTGTTCAGTCCTGCCTTTACCAATTCACCTCTGTAGAGCTCTTAATGGGGAACAACAAGCTTTTATGTGAGAACTGCACGGAAAGGAAACAGAAGTATCAGAAGAAAACCAACTCCACAGGTAAAGTGCTTGTACCTTTCTGGACAATTTTCAGCATTTCCTCCCAAAATGTGTGCTGGCTGCTGTTCCattgctccagcacaggcctcCCCACATTGTGGCTAAATAGAAAATGTCTCCCCAAGCAGAACTTGCTTGTAACAACTCAAAACTTCATCAGGCAATGGCAACAAGACTAAATTTTGTATTAGAACATAATCATAGGTGTaatgtaaaatttattttgcatctTTATTCTATCCAAGATAAGGAACTTAAAGATGACCATAAACTGAATATGTGCATTGCCTCATACTAATCTTTACCGCTGTTTCTGTTCCTTACAGTCCTCAAAGCTTTGAAATAAGTGCTGTAATATTCAGCCCCAGTAGCTTATATACTCAGGGAAGCAATGTTATTAAGTATggaaaaggggcaaaaaaagaCACTTGCaatgaagaggggaaaaaaacttccAAAGATTTGTAAGACTGGAGATGAGAGACAACTACCTTCTTGTGACAATGTTTTCCTTGATGTTTGTGTAGCACAAGCAGACCATTACAGTTCACTGAGTaagatttaatgaaaaataaaaaaaaaataatcctccagtcttttgaaaaagtttatGTATAGACATTCAGAAGGTTAAAAAATTAAGCTCTTGtgattatttataaataaaatataaagggAGGTAACAAAAATTTGCACCTTTGCTCTGCATTTATAGATACATGGAGAGATACAAGTTAAGCATGActaaattcagaaaaattaatctaaaCAAAGTATTTTACAATAATTTCTTTATCATGATTGGACTTGGTTCCATGGGCAccatgaaaaatggaaaaggaacaTCAATTTACAATtaatcattatttattttttccttctaaaactAAAGATGTAAGAAGTCACTTTTACATTAAATGCTGCATTTTACctcaaatgaaatattttcctttgaacATGCATGAAACTAGTAAATTAATTAatcttttcagcaaaaataaatgctgaTAGCATGTTCCCTTTTACTGAGTAGCTAACCCTGAGCTACTTTTGGTAAGAGCCCTGTGTTCAGCGTCCTCTCCACATAGGGGGACTGGAGTCCACACATCCCAATCCTGTGTGCTCAAGCCAGCAGGTTATGAGGCATCCTGAGGCAGACAGCCCTCCTTAGATCTTTCTCTTAAATATGTATGAAGTATGTAGTCATTCAGAAAAAACTGAATAATGGAAAATTAAACTCTTAGTGATTAGGACATTAGCATAGATAAAGACACCCACCCATGCCTTCCAGTTTTTGTCCAGGGATCGTCTGTCTATTGCAGGTTTTAATAGAAAAGCTACAGACAATGTAGTTGTGCAAGCTGACCTAGATAGTGTACAGGCTTCCAACTCTTGATCTGATTTGCACAAGACTGGCTAAAATAATGCTCAGATTTGGCAGATTATGGTTATTAATAActagaaaaatgagaaaatatttttctgttactcTACAAAATTTACCTTGTCTTTTATATAACAAGTACAAAATCATTGCTACATAGATCTATTCTGtcagatgtttaaaaaatactttaaaaattccATGTGTCTGCCTTCActttacaaattattttgatactcataaatacagaaaagaaaatggaaggtGTCTACACAAATGCTCGGAAACAGCTTCTGATTTCTTCAGTTCCTGCTATTCTTATTCTCCACCTGAAAAGATTCCACCAGGTAAGAGGCTAAAACCCTCTTGTACATTCCTCTGCCCCTGGTGGACAAGCAGTCCTTTAAGTGTTGTGCATAGTGATACTGGCTTTTTATAAGGAGACTTGGTAGAACCACTATTTGAAACATGCTGGTGTTTTTGTGATTGTTGTTACACCTCCAGGGAAAGGTGTCCATCATGCTTATATATACCAGTGTGGTGGGTTCAACACAAGCAGACACCGTATTGAAAAGATAACAAAGAATGTTTAAATCAGTTACAGCCTTATTCTTGGATTTGGTTCATTTTAATAATATAGTGCTACACCTTAGCTTTAAAAAGCTTCctagtaaaaatatatattttacagtcttttttttttcttttcctttgaaggCTGGTTTGAGTCTACGGAAAGTAAACAGGCATGTGGATTTCCCACTGATTTTAGATTTAGCACCATTTTGTGCTGCATCTTGCAAGGTACCCATttcaaatctttatttttattgtgcttCAGGAGTTGTCTGACCACAAGTGAAACTGgattgatgatgatgatgattatgatttcttcctttcctaGAGACATTATAGAGTGCATTTTTCACATAGTGTCTGGAGATCAAAATTGTAACTGTTTGCAATTCCATTCATATCAAGAATATCACAGATGTGATAGTGTTAACTAATACTAGTTAACACTAGTATTAGTTAAGCTATGGTGCTCTGATGGTGTTAGTGTATCTAACAGCATTAAGGACAAGTATTATTGCAAAATATAACAAAATTCAATTAATAACATTACTGCATATTTGTAATAGATGTATTTCACCACTGGGaatgtctgttttcttcttttgaagtAATACTGTTGATAGCTAGTTAAGATACCTGTAAAATTCATTGTGAAATAACTGacctttgttttctgtgtttctgggaATGCAGAATGTTACGGATGGTGCAAGAGTGCTCTATAGTCTTTATGGAATAGTGGAGCACAGCGGGTCAATGAGAGGTGGTCACTACGCGGCGTACGTGAAAGTCAGGCCATCCTCCAAGAAATTACTAGAGCATATTTCTACCACTAAAAATGTTTTGGGTATGTACAAACAGagcctcctttccctctctgtaAAACCAAAAGCAACCACTGTCCACAAGGATTtttagcaaataattttttagctCAGACTACTCTGTGATTTTTAGAGAAGTCATAgaaaccccatccctgaaagtgttcaaggccaggttgggtggagctctgagcaatctgatctagtggaaggtgtccctgtccttggcaagggtgttggaactaggtgatctttaagttcccttccaatccaaaccaaacTATGATTCtgtaaattattctttttttgttgcaCCCAGTACATAACCTACCTCTGCTTTTAATTCCATAAAGAGCTGAGTGAATAATGGAATTTTGATTCAGTTATTAAACAGAGAATTTACAGAACACTCTCATCTCTTTCCTAGTCAAAATAATATGCCCAGATGAATAGTTGTGCCTGGTAAAATGCAATTATTTGGCATATTtggtatttgaaaatattttagtacAAGAATCAAATCTATGACattaaatgaaatgaaattttccaaatatttgggttttttatgtattttaggATTGGAAATATTTAATGCTTAAAATTCTGGAATCCTCTGGTTTAATGTGAACAGGAAGAAGCTTTTTCATGGAGGATACAAGGTTTGGTGTAGGGTTTCTATTGGTATTTTGAGAACAGCACACTAGTTCTTACTAATATTTTTTGGATATGCAGAATGAAATAAGGTTCCAAGATAGAATGTGTAAGTGAAAGATTTGTTGGGGCAGGAATATGTTAAGCTGACCAAGTTaagtaaatatatttactaTTTCCCTTCTTGGGGAGGAGTGAGAACCAAGCATTATCCTGTCTATCCTGTGGGGTATCACTTTGCATTTGAAGCTCATTTCCTAGAAAGAcaatattttacattatttttcaaacCAAAGTTTCATTCAGTCTTATGCTTGTCTTGCAGTGATTATTGGAACAGATTAGatgtttttgtgttcttaatTTCACACTGGTcagcttttgaaataaaatgaatgCTTGGGCGTTAGAAGCTTCTCTTGCTATTTGAAATAATCCAGTGTATGTGTTTGATGATGACTTGAAAGACAAGAAACAACTTCTTTTGCTTCTGCATTTCAGGTTTAAAAGAAGCCATGGGAGCATCAGGAGGACAGTGGGTGTACGTCAGTGATGCCCACGTTCAGATGGTTCCAGAATCGAGAGTACTCAATGCACAAGCATATCTACTTTTTTATGAAAGATTATTACTATAATTCTTAACAATTTAATTTCAAAGATGGTAGTGGGTACTTAGTTTATCTTATTTAAAGCTGCAGTGGTAAGAGTACCTGTAAATATTGTGCCTTTATCTTGTAGAGAATTTATCATCTGTTGGCTCTGAAGTTTAGTCAAGCTATTATAAATATCTGAATGGTTCTCTTAAAGTAAGCACTTTGCCAAACATTTAAAATTCCTGAGTTCATTATAATGCAGTACCATTAGAATGTAAGATTATGTCCTATCCTACTGAGGTCTAGGGAAAGTTTGTTTTTGATTATGAAAAAGATAAGCTTTCACCCATAGTTCTGGAACAGCTGAGAATAGAAATGCTGATAGTGTTAAGTGCCTGGATTTGCTGGTGTACAGTAACAATACAAAGTATTTCAGCTTTCTGTGATCTAGTCCAGATCCTTCCCATCACTGGGTTGGATGTCAGCTTGTTAAGTTTTCTGCAAACAAGAACCTGTCAAATCATGTCTCTTCCATGTTTAGTAACTGGAAAGCAGTGTCCTTCCAGAATGGAGTAACAACAGCTGTCTGGGTAATACTTCAGTGAACTTTCCTGATAAGACCTGGGAATAGATTGGGAAAACGTGGCTTCTACAAAGTGACAGTGAATCCTCAGATACCCAGTACCCTTTCAGCTGTCTCCAACTGGCA
This DNA window, taken from Pseudopipra pipra isolate bDixPip1 chromosome 3, bDixPip1.hap1, whole genome shotgun sequence, encodes the following:
- the USP45 gene encoding ubiquitin carboxyl-terminal hydrolase 45 isoform X1 yields the protein MRVKDPSRTNSEKPKRSKRPNRPQDEDSSDDISGLTCQHVSQAVDVHHVKRAVAQSVWSICAECLKERRMSDGEPTAPSDIWLCLKCGSQGCSKNSEGQHSLKHFQTARAEPHCIVINLSTWIIWCYECDEELSTHCNKKVLAQIVDFLQKHGARAEPSSSKILRLREENSETSEILKGKNSGNGASIPVKGINNLGNTCFFNAVMQNLAQTHVLNELIYEMKEKGTKLKICHASDSQLDPLVVNLSSPGPLTSAMFLFLHSMREAGKGPLSPKVLFSQLCQKAPRFKGFQQQDSQELLHYLLDAIRIEETKRIQTAILKAFNNPTTKTADEETRRKVKAYGREGVKMNFIDRIFVGELTSTVMCEECENISTVKEPFIDLSLPIIEERVAKPMPLGRTGKGKSVQEADLGQYNCSSIGTLNNQPKIVKKHTLTKDKNQLNHERRLARKASLKEEERSPVIMQEKTKKLELEGSSGVLYSKDTTADSAVNGSQTEGSEKEASRSESSFDADSEASESESASKQTTLSPSSHTSGLHVNHVNVKMPHKNGSNEEVISSAISKLGFCDPINEDKKLSRGDPALGLSNNSVFSVDKSSLSQTPQNAFQTLSQSYITSSKECSVQSCLYQFTSVELLMGNNKLLCENCTERKQKYQKKTNSTEKKMEGVYTNARKQLLISSVPAILILHLKRFHQAGLSLRKVNRHVDFPLILDLAPFCAASCKNVTDGARVLYSLYGIVEHSGSMRGGHYAAYVKVRPSSKKLLEHISTTKNVLGLKEAMGASGGQWVYVSDAHVQMVPESRVLNAQAYLLFYERLLL